Part of the Halodesulfovibrio sp. genome is shown below.
CATATATAATACAGAACGTCCTCACCTGAGCTTACAGATGAAGACGCCTGGATACGTACATCAAAAATGGCTGCAAGACATTCGTCCTACAGCCATCTAGATAACCTTATTACCCGTCAACTTATTCTAGGACGGGACAAATACGAGCTGCCCCTCGTATTGCCCTTCGGTTTTCCCGAATCTTTTGGATGAAATTGCAGCTTCTTTACTCGATACACCATGGCTTCTTCGCGTTAAGAAAAATACCTTCGCAGTAACCCATATCTTCTGCGTAAACCTCGTCCAGCTGCGCCTGCTACGCATTTTTTATACCTCATAGATCAATGCGGTATAGTAACGCCTGCACCGGAATATTTGTCCATTGCAGTATACCGCGTATCTATTATAAAAAAGAATAGTTACCTCCAAAAGATTCGGGAATCCCCCTACTTCCAGCGCATACTATACAGCCTTGCAATCTCCCTCTACAAGGCCACTAGACAACACCCCCGCAATATAGAGCGTTACAGTTACCAGCTAAACTAGCACCTGTTTATTTACCCAACCCGCTCTCATTTATTATACTTCGCTACAGTTTCTTCATTTTTTTCAGCACAGCATGCGCGTTCAGTTGCACAAAGTTTGTTTATCCACATAATATAGTAATATAATTACTGTATCGTGTGGATTTGTTTTTTTATTTTGCCTATTATTCCACTACTAATAACTTTTTAAGGACTTGTATGGAGGACGAATAATGAACTCTAGCACCATTACTCTGCACGCTCCCGCAAAAAGCAAGGCACAAGGTCGTCTGGATGTTCTTCAGATGCTTTCCGGCGTGCTGCTTATCCTTTTTTTATGGACTCACATGCTCCTTGTTTCCAGTGTTATTATAGGTCCCGGAGTGATGAATGCCATTGCGTGGTTTCTAGAAGTTACCTACATGGCACAGATAGGCGGTCCCATGATCGGGTTGCTTATTTTTACCCACTTCTTACTCGCAGCACGCAAAATGCCTTGGAAATCTTCTGAATCCGAAGCGTTCATCAAACACAGTGTTATGATGAAACACCGCGACACTTGGATGTGGCTTGCACAGGTAGGCACAGCACTTATCATTCTCATCATGGCTGGCGTACACATGTGGGTAGTACTGACTGATCTACCTATCACAGCAATAAAAAGTGCAGCCCGTATTCAACACGGCGGCTGGCTTCCTTTCTATCTTATCCTTCTCCCTATTGCAGAAATACATGTCGGCATCGGCTTTTATCGCATTGGCGTAAAATACGGCATCATTACTGCGGAAAACCGCGCATGGTACAAACGTAAGGAATACGCTTTGACAGGCGGCTTTATTATTATCGGGCTCATCACACTTGTTCGCTTTATGTATCTTCCACTTTTTACAGCCATGTAATCTAGAAGGAACAGACTCATGCAAATTTTTCATACTGATTTGTTGTGTATAGGAGCCGGACTTGCAGGAGAGCGCGTGGCTGTTGAAGCAGCAAAAGCCGGATTCAATGCAACGTGCCTTTCCATTGTGCCACCTCGGCGCTCTCATTCTTCCGCAGCACAGGGGGGAATGCAGGCAGCACTGGGGAACTGCGTTATGGGTGAGGGAGATTCTCCGGATATTCACTTTGCAGATACGGTAAAAGGCTCAGACTGGGGATGCGATCAAGAGGTAGCACGAATTTTTGCGGACACCGCGCCAATTGTTATGCGTGAAGTCGCGCACTGGGGTGTTCCTTGGAACCGCGTTGAACAAGGACCCGCAACATACTACAAAGGCGGCAAGCCATTTGAAGCAGTCGAAAGCGAAGAAAAACATGGTCTCATTCATGCCCGTGCATTCGGCGGCACAGCCAAATGGCGCACCTGCTACACAGCAGACGGTACTGGTCGTTCTGTACTGAATACGCTCGACTCCATGTGCCTGCGGTATGACGTAGCTATTCATGACCGAACTCAGGCAGAAGCACTTATCCACGACGGAGAAAACTGCATCGGCGCTATTGTTCGCTGTCTTCGCACAGGTGAACTTATGGCGTATTATGCAACAGCTACACTTATTGCCACAGGCGGATACGGGCGCATCTACAAAGCCACCACAAATGCCGTTATCTGCGACGGCGGCGGACAAATTGCCGCGCTCGATACAGGCATTGTTCCACTGGGCAACATGGAAGCAATCCAATTCCACCCGACTGGAACCGTTCCGACAGATATTTTGGTAACAGAAGGCTGCCGTGGCGATGGTGGAACGTTGCTGGACGTAAATGAATACCGTTTTATGCCTGACTACGAACCGGAAAAAGCAGAACTGGCTTCACGCGATGTTGTTTCGCGCCGGATGCAGGAACACATGGCAAAAGGACACGGAGTACCATCTCCATACGGCGAGCACTTATGGCTTGATATCCGGCATCTTGGCGAAAAACATATCACAACCAAATTGCGTGAAGTATACGATATCTGCACAAGCTTCCTCGGTGTCGATCCCATTACCGGACTGATTCCCGTTCGCCCTACCCAGCACTACTCTATGGGCGGTGTGCGCACAGATAAAAACGGTGCTGTCTACGGGTTAAAAGGGTTATTTTCCGCAGGAGAAGCTGCATGCTGGGATATGCACGGCTTCAATAGACTGGGCGGAAACTCTCTTGCAGAAACGGTTGTCGCAGGACGCTACGTAGGGAAAAAAGTCGTCGAATTTCTGAAAGGATATGCTGCTGATTTTAAGCAGGATGCTCTGCGCGATGCTCATTTGAAAGTACAAGGACGCATCAAACACCTTGAGAAAAATTCTGGAAACGAAAGTGCCATTACTCTGCGTAATGAAATGCAAGATATAATGATGGACTACGTAGGAATCTTTCGTAATGGTAAAGACCTGCAAACCGCAGTGGATAAACTGGAAGAGTTATACGCACGTTCCCAAAACATCGGGCTGCAAGGGTCAACAGCCGGATTCAATCCAGAAATATCGTTGGCATTACGTATGCCCGGCATGATTAAGCTGGCGCAATGTACTGCATTCGGTGCGCTTAAACGCACTGAATCACGCGGTGCACACACCCGTGAAGATCACCCTGAACGTAACGATAAGGAATGGCTCAACCGTACCTTAGCGTACTGGAAAGAAGGCGATTCCCTGCCGACACTCCACTATGAAGATGCTTCACCTTACTTTGAAATTCCTCCTGGCGAACGCGGCTACGGCGGTGGCAAAATAATCCATGCCGATATTCCGTCAGACAAATTGCGCGTTCCAGAGAATACCACGTCAGAAAGTTCCACTTTTACGAACGATACAAAGTAAGGGAGGATACTATGTCCCGTCGTCTCCATATTGAAGTATTTCGGTACAATCCGCTTGATCCGAATTCTGTTCCGCATATGCAGTCATTTTACATTGACGAATATGATTCCATGACCCTGTTTATCGCGTTGAATAGTATTCGCGATCAACATGATCCCACATTGCAGTTCGATTTCTGCTGTCGGGCTGGAATCTGCGGTTCCTGCGGTATGGTTATCAATGGACGCCCCGGTCTTGCCTGCCATACGCAGACAAAAGACTTGCCGGAGCACATTGTCTTACATCCACTGCCGGTATTTAAACTGATTGGCGACCTTTCAGTAGATACTGGCGTGTGGTTCCGTGATGCAGGAACACGCATTGAAGCGTGGGTGCATAACGATGATACCACGTTTGATCCGTCGCAAGAGGAAGCACGGATGGAAAACTCTCTTGCGAACGAAATTTTCGAATTGGACAGATGTATCGAATGCGGCTGCTGCATTGCTGCATGCGGTACAGCCCGCATGCGTTCCGATTTCCTTGGTGCTGCCGCAATAGCCCGTGTTGCACGCTTCTATCTAGACCCGCGTGACGAACGGAACGTGGAAAACTATTACGAAGTAATCGGCAATGACCAAGGGGTGTTCGGCTGCATGGGGTTACTCGCCTGCGAGGATGTCTGCCCTAAACATATCCCTTTACAGGATCAACTCGGCATCATGCGCCGCATGTTAGCTCTGCATTCTGTAAAAGGAATTTTGCCAAAAGCGTTGCGAGAAAAGCTCGCACATAAAGGATGCTGCCATGAGAGTCATCAAAGCTGAAACTATCCATAATGCCGTAGTGGAACTTGTTCTTACTGCTGCGCGATACCTGCCTGACGATGTGAAGCAGGCAATAGCTGAAGCCAGAGCAAACGAAAACTCCGATTCTGCCCGCGAAATACTCGGTCAGTTGCTGGAAAATGCAGAGCTTGCTGCAAGCTCTGGACTTCCTCTGTGTCAGGACACAGGGGTAGGAGTCTTTTTTGTTGAACTTGGAGATCAGGTTCACGTAGAAGGCAACCTGCCGGAAATTATCAATAACGCAATGGTCGAAGGATACGAAAAGGGACTTTTGCGAAAATCCCTCTGTCATCCGCTCACCAGAGCTAACACGAAGGATAATTCACCAGCTGTTGTGCATGTTGATATCGTCTCCGGTGACAAAGTTACTGTTAAGCACATGGCAAAAGGCGGCGGTTCTGAAAACATGTCCCGCTGCACCATGCTTACCCCTGCTCAAGGCTGGGAAGGGATTAAAGAATTTGTTGTGCGCCGTATGGCAGAAGCAGGTCCTAACCCATGCCCACCTACCATCGTCGGCGTGGGCATCGGCGGCACATTTGACCTTGCCCCGGCACTGGCAAAAAAAGCGCTCTTCCGCCCACTCAGCAAGCCGAACCCCGACCCGCAAATTGCAGCAATGGAAGAAGAGTTGCTTACCGAGATCAATAAGCTTGGTATCGGTCCAATGGGGCTTGGCGGCAAAACAACAAGCCTTGGTGTCAAAATTGAGATGCGCCCTTGCCATATCGCAAGTCTACCGCTTGCTGTAAATGTGCAGTGTCACTCTTCACGTATCAAGGAGGTCGAAATCTAATGGCTGTCTATCATCTGACTTCCCCGTTATGTGATAATGATGTTGAAAAATTACGAGCTGGCGACGTAGTAAAGCTGACTGGCACGATATACACTGCACGAGATGCAGCGCATAAGCGATTATGCGACATGCTAGATAACGGTGAAAAGCTTCCTTTTGAATTGAAAGGTGCTGTCATCTATTATGTAGGTCCTAGCCCTGCACCGGAAGGTCGCCCTATCGGTTCAGCCGGTCCAACAACAAGCTACCGGATGGATACCTATGCCCCGCGGCTCCACAGCCTTGGTGTAAAAGCAACCATCGGCAAGGGAAAACGCAGTGCGGAAGTATGCGAAGCCCTGAAAGAGCATACAGGTGTGTACTTTGGCGCTACTGGCGGCGCAGGAGCACTGTTGTCACAGTGTATTGACGAAGCCGAAGTAATTGCATTTGATGATCTGGGACCAGAAGCAATCCGCAAACTTACTGTTAGCAATTTCCCGTTGCTTGTCGTAAATGACGCCCACGGTAACGAATTATACGCAAAGCCTAATTACGAATTATAATTACTCTACAGTATATTGGTTTTCCACCGAATACCTGCTACCTCTTTTTCCGCAGTCCTTGAATCAACAAACAGCAAGGACTGCGGAAAATTTTCTATATCCCTTTTTTAACTACAACATTTTGCAAATTATATGGTAGTTAACACGGGAACCACGGAAAAATGTCATTTGATTACATTTGCAAAATACAGACAACTCTCCTGCCTGTAAGCTAACACCGTTTACAGAAGCGAGCTGCATGTTAATGCTTCACTAGTCAATGAATGCCGTGTTAAGAGAAACGTATCTTGCTGCACGTCGTGTTGTTAGTTCTGTGTGTCAGGGGTTTCCCCTTCTTATTCAAAACACACAGCTGCGACATAAAAATACGACAAGCCTGTCAGGGGGCTTACCGTATTTTTAGCCACAGCCATCTTCATGGATGCCATCTAACGGACGACTATTGTTCCAGGTTCCGATATGTTCTGATATCGGCTGCAATCTATTCGGCTTTTTTTAAAGCTGACACGCGCTTCAACCGCACTAACATTTCCGCTATCGCTGTATTTTCACGGCGGAACAGGTACGATTATGGCTAATAAAATTCTTAAAAAAGAACAGTTAATTCCAGGACAAACCAGCAAGCTGGTTATTGATGCACCGCATATTGCGGCAAAAGCCCAACCGGGTAACTTTGTTATTTTACGAGTAACCGAAAAGGGCGAAAGAATCCCGCTCACTATTGCTGACACTGATACTGAAAACGGTACCATTACCATTGTATATCTGGTGCTCGGCAAATCCACAGCTTTGCTTGAGCAGCTTAACGAAGGTGACGAAATCCTCGACCTTTGCGGTCCCCTCGGAAAAGCAACCGAACTGCACACTGGCGGCACCGTTATTTGTGTTGGTGGCGGTACTGGTATTGCGGCAATGCATCACATCGCCAAGGGTCACCATGAAGCAGGCAACCACGTTGTTGCTATCATCGGTGCCCGTACTAAAGACCTCTTGCTGTTTGAAGACGAACTCAAAGAATTCTGTCCAGAAGTTCTCATATCCACCGATGATGGCTCCTATGGTCATCATGGTCTTGTCACTGACTTATTGAAAGATCGTCTTGAAAAAGATGACTCTGTTATCGAAGTCGTCGCAGTTGGTCCTGTACCAATGATGGCGGCTGTTTCCAAAACAACCGAACCATTCGGCACTCCAACTACAGTAAGCCTTAACTCCATCATGGTTGATGGCGTAGGTATGTGCGGCGCTTGCCGTGTTACCGTTGGTGGAGAAACCAAATTTGCTTGCGTTGATGGTCCTGAATTTGACGGTCACAAAGTAGATTTCGGCGAATTGAGACAGAGACTGGCTGCTTTCTCCAGCCACGAAAAAGAATCTTTCGAACATCACTGCAGGTGCAAGTGCAATGACAACAGCTAAAAAGACAAAAAAACAAATTGCCCCACGTGTCCCTATGCCTAACCAACCGGCAGCAGAACGCGCACGCAACTTTAAAGAAGTAGCACTAGGCTACACTAAAGAAATGGCAATGCAGGAAGCTGCCCGCTGCCTGAACTGTAAAAAACCAAAATGTGTTCAGGGCTGCCCTGTTCAGGTTCCAATTGCAGATTTTATTGCCGAAGTTGCTAAGGGTAATATCGAAGAAGCATATTCTATCATTAAAAGCACCAACAGCCTTCCTGCTATTTGTGGACGTGTTTGTCCGCAGGAAATTCAGTGTGAAGGCGCATGTATTCTCAATGCAAAGAAACAGCCGATTGCTATCGGTCGCCTCGAACGCTTTGTAGCAGACGAATACATGCACATGGATGCGTGTGATCTTATTAGTGCGAAGCCGGAATGTCCTTTCATTGATGACGAAAAGAAAGTCGCCTGTATCGGCTCCGGTCCTTCCAGCCTCACTGTGGCAGGCTACCTTGCCAGCCGTGGCTGTAAAGTAACCATCTTTGAAGCACTTCATGAAGTAGGTGGCGTACTTGTATACGGTATTCCAGAATTCCGTCTGCCAAAAGAAGATATTGTTGCCAAAGAAGTCGGTGCTCTTAAAGACCTGCAAGTTGAATTTGTCACCAACTATGTCGGTGGCAAAACCTTCTCCATTGAAGATCTGAAAGAGCAAGGCTACAAAGCTATCTTCATTGGCGTAGGCGCAGGATTGCCACGCTTCTTGAATATTCCGGGCGAGAACCTTTGCGGTGTATTTTCCGCGAACGAATATCTTACCCGTGTCAACTTGGGACGTGCATACGACTTCCCTAACTACGACACCCCGATCATTAAAGGTCGCAAGGTAACTGTGTACGGTGGCGGTAACGTGGCAATGGATGCCGCAAGAACTGCCCAGCGCCTCGGTGCTGAATCTGTACATATTGTCTACAGACGAACAGCGGACGCCATGCCTGCTCGCCTTGAAGAAGTCGAACATGCTGTAGAAGAAGGCGTCATTCTTGAAGTGCTCGCGAATCCGATAGAATTCAAAGGCGATGGAAAGGGTAACCTTGCTTCCGTTACATTACAGAAAATGAAAATGGGTGAGCCGGATGAATCAGGTCGTTGTCGTCCACTTCCTATTGAAGGCGAAACATACGAACTGGAAACAGATCTTGCTGTTATCGCTGTCGGTACTCGACCAAACCCTGTTCTGCTTGAAAACGAACCCGATCTAAAGCTGAACAAATGGGGCTACATTGAAGCCGATGAAGAAACCAACGAAACATCCATTCCTGATGTGTATGCAGGCGGTGACATTGTTACCGGTGCAGCAACGGTTATCCTCGCAATGGGTGCCGGCAGAAAAGCCGCACAAGAAATTGCACGGCGGTTTGGCATCGACGAATAAATAATCCCATCACAATATAAGGGGCAGCTTTCTGGCTGCCTCTTTTTTAATGACCATCAGCTCAACAAAAGCAAGTGTCACCTTTATTAATTAAAACTTCACGCTAGCTATAACTTTTTTGTCAATTTATCCGATATTCATAACTATAAGGGCAATTTAATCGAGATTATTGTTAATAACGATTTACAATCAATGCTGCCATGCGAAACTGCTCACGGCAGGAGGGGATGCAATGAAATTCAATCTAAAAACCCAGATTCTTTTGCCAACACTGCTCATTATCATAGTTGGAATGGGTACTGCTTCTTTCTTATCATTCAAGCAAGCTGAAACTATCTTAGAAGAATCCATGCTTGAGCAATCAGAACAAATTGCTCACGGTCTCCAAACCCAAATTACCGGATGGGTTGAAGACATTCAGCTAGCCTTGAACATTGCAGCAGGCGATATTTCCATTAAAAGAGATTTGATAACAGAGAGTGCCAACCAATCAGCGCATATTCGTGCAATTTCTTACTGTCAAAGCATCGTCAAAGAATACACATTCTATGAAGCCGTTGGGGTTATCAATACCAGCGGTATCGCAACCGTTTATTCCGACATAAAGCAAATGGGAAAACTGGACATTAGCTCCCGTGACTACTTCAAAAAGGTCATGACAGGTGTTCCCGCTGTTTCTGATGCACTGAAAAGTAGAGCTAGCGGTGAGCCTATTTTTGTTGTTGCCGTTCCTGTCAAAGAAAATACCGAAGTCATCGGAGCGATTATCGGTGTCGTCAAACTGTCGTCATTTTCAGAAAAATACATTCGTCCTATCAAAATGGGACAGACTGGCTACGCTTTCCTCATCGCGCGGGACGGCTACCTTGCCGCCCACCCAAACAATGCTCATATCCTGAAAACAAGATTGACTGATTATCCATGGGGACAAAAAATGGTCTCCCAAAAATCAGGCGCCATTACGTACAACTACGAAGGTGTAGACAAAATAGTCTCATTCACCCACGAACCGCACACAGGGTGGACTATTGGTATCAGCACAAACATCGATGACATTTTCTCATCGGTTGAAGCCATTCGTAACAGCAACATACTTACAGCGGGTATCGTTGTCCTTGTCGCTGGTATTGTTATCTTCTTCATTGTACATAAAATTATTCTCGCGCTAAGCAAGGGGGTGGCATTTGCCGAAAATGTTGCCCGTGGAAA
Proteins encoded:
- a CDS encoding succinate dehydrogenase/fumarate reductase cytochrome b subunit, which translates into the protein MNSSTITLHAPAKSKAQGRLDVLQMLSGVLLILFLWTHMLLVSSVIIGPGVMNAIAWFLEVTYMAQIGGPMIGLLIFTHFLLAARKMPWKSSESEAFIKHSVMMKHRDTWMWLAQVGTALIILIMAGVHMWVVLTDLPITAIKSAARIQHGGWLPFYLILLPIAEIHVGIGFYRIGVKYGIITAENRAWYKRKEYALTGGFIIIGLITLVRFMYLPLFTAM
- the gltA gene encoding NADPH-dependent glutamate synthase gives rise to the protein MTTAKKTKKQIAPRVPMPNQPAAERARNFKEVALGYTKEMAMQEAARCLNCKKPKCVQGCPVQVPIADFIAEVAKGNIEEAYSIIKSTNSLPAICGRVCPQEIQCEGACILNAKKQPIAIGRLERFVADEYMHMDACDLISAKPECPFIDDEKKVACIGSGPSSLTVAGYLASRGCKVTIFEALHEVGGVLVYGIPEFRLPKEDIVAKEVGALKDLQVEFVTNYVGGKTFSIEDLKEQGYKAIFIGVGAGLPRFLNIPGENLCGVFSANEYLTRVNLGRAYDFPNYDTPIIKGRKVTVYGGGNVAMDAARTAQRLGAESVHIVYRRTADAMPARLEEVEHAVEEGVILEVLANPIEFKGDGKGNLASVTLQKMKMGEPDESGRCRPLPIEGETYELETDLAVIAVGTRPNPVLLENEPDLKLNKWGYIEADEETNETSIPDVYAGGDIVTGAATVILAMGAGRKAAQEIARRFGIDE
- a CDS encoding sulfide/dihydroorotate dehydrogenase-like FAD/NAD-binding protein, whose product is MANKILKKEQLIPGQTSKLVIDAPHIAAKAQPGNFVILRVTEKGERIPLTIADTDTENGTITIVYLVLGKSTALLEQLNEGDEILDLCGPLGKATELHTGGTVICVGGGTGIAAMHHIAKGHHEAGNHVVAIIGARTKDLLLFEDELKEFCPEVLISTDDGSYGHHGLVTDLLKDRLEKDDSVIEVVAVGPVPMMAAVSKTTEPFGTPTTVSLNSIMVDGVGMCGACRVTVGGETKFACVDGPEFDGHKVDFGELRQRLAAFSSHEKESFEHHCRCKCNDNS
- a CDS encoding Fe-S-containing hydro-lyase; translation: MAVYHLTSPLCDNDVEKLRAGDVVKLTGTIYTARDAAHKRLCDMLDNGEKLPFELKGAVIYYVGPSPAPEGRPIGSAGPTTSYRMDTYAPRLHSLGVKATIGKGKRSAEVCEALKEHTGVYFGATGGAGALLSQCIDEAEVIAFDDLGPEAIRKLTVSNFPLLVVNDAHGNELYAKPNYEL
- a CDS encoding fumarate reductase flavoprotein subunit; translated protein: MQIFHTDLLCIGAGLAGERVAVEAAKAGFNATCLSIVPPRRSHSSAAQGGMQAALGNCVMGEGDSPDIHFADTVKGSDWGCDQEVARIFADTAPIVMREVAHWGVPWNRVEQGPATYYKGGKPFEAVESEEKHGLIHARAFGGTAKWRTCYTADGTGRSVLNTLDSMCLRYDVAIHDRTQAEALIHDGENCIGAIVRCLRTGELMAYYATATLIATGGYGRIYKATTNAVICDGGGQIAALDTGIVPLGNMEAIQFHPTGTVPTDILVTEGCRGDGGTLLDVNEYRFMPDYEPEKAELASRDVVSRRMQEHMAKGHGVPSPYGEHLWLDIRHLGEKHITTKLREVYDICTSFLGVDPITGLIPVRPTQHYSMGGVRTDKNGAVYGLKGLFSAGEAACWDMHGFNRLGGNSLAETVVAGRYVGKKVVEFLKGYAADFKQDALRDAHLKVQGRIKHLEKNSGNESAITLRNEMQDIMMDYVGIFRNGKDLQTAVDKLEELYARSQNIGLQGSTAGFNPEISLALRMPGMIKLAQCTAFGALKRTESRGAHTREDHPERNDKEWLNRTLAYWKEGDSLPTLHYEDASPYFEIPPGERGYGGGKIIHADIPSDKLRVPENTTSESSTFTNDTK
- a CDS encoding fumarate hydratase, with protein sequence MRVIKAETIHNAVVELVLTAARYLPDDVKQAIAEARANENSDSAREILGQLLENAELAASSGLPLCQDTGVGVFFVELGDQVHVEGNLPEIINNAMVEGYEKGLLRKSLCHPLTRANTKDNSPAVVHVDIVSGDKVTVKHMAKGGGSENMSRCTMLTPAQGWEGIKEFVVRRMAEAGPNPCPPTIVGVGIGGTFDLAPALAKKALFRPLSKPNPDPQIAAMEEELLTEINKLGIGPMGLGGKTTSLGVKIEMRPCHIASLPLAVNVQCHSSRIKEVEI
- a CDS encoding fumarate reductase iron-sulfur subunit, which produces MSRRLHIEVFRYNPLDPNSVPHMQSFYIDEYDSMTLFIALNSIRDQHDPTLQFDFCCRAGICGSCGMVINGRPGLACHTQTKDLPEHIVLHPLPVFKLIGDLSVDTGVWFRDAGTRIEAWVHNDDTTFDPSQEEARMENSLANEIFELDRCIECGCCIAACGTARMRSDFLGAAAIARVARFYLDPRDERNVENYYEVIGNDQGVFGCMGLLACEDVCPKHIPLQDQLGIMRRMLALHSVKGILPKALREKLAHKGCCHESHQS